The Carassius auratus strain Wakin unplaced genomic scaffold, ASM336829v1 scaf_tig00217318, whole genome shotgun sequence DNA segment ctgctgcagacgctcacacacctgcaacacacacacatgcgtcagagagacacacacacatctgctgcagacgctcacacacctgcaacacacacacatgcgtcagagacacacacacacatctgctgcagacgctcacacacctgcaacacacacacatgcgtcagagacacacacacacatctgctgcagacgctcacacacctgcaacacacacacacgcgtcagagacacacacacacacatctgctgcaGACGCTCACACACCTGCAACATACACACATGcgtcagagacacacacacacacacacacacacacacatctgctgcagacgctcacacacctgcaacacacacacacgcgtcagagacacacacacacatctgctgcagacgctcacacacctgcaacacacacacatgcgtcagagacacacacacacatctgctgcagacgctcacacacctgcaacacacacatgcgtctgagacacacacacacacacacacacatctgctgcaGATGCTCAcacacctgcaacacacacacatgcgtctgagacacacacacacacacacatctgctgcagacgctcacacacctgcaacacacacatgcgtctgagacacacacacacacacacatctgctgcagacgctcacacacctgcaacacacacatgcgtctgagacacacacacacatctgctgcagacactcacacacctgcaacacacacacatgcgtcagagacacacacacacatctgctgcagacgctcacacacctgcaacacacacatgcgtctgagacacacacacacacacacacatctgctgcagacgctcacacacctgcaacacacacatgcgtctgagacacacacacacacacacacatctgctgcagacgctcacacacctgcaacacacacacatgcgtctgagacacacacacacacacacacacatctgctgcagacgctcacacacctgcaacacacacacgcGTCAGAGACAcactgccagtgtgtgtgtgtgtgtctctgtgtgtgtctctgtatgtgtgtgtgtgtgtgtgtgtgtgtgtgagtgtgagtgtgagtgtgagtgtgtgtgtgagtgcgagtgtgtgtgtgagtgcgagtgtgtgtgtgagtgcgagtgtgtgtgagtgcgagtgtgtgtgtgtgtgagtgtgtgtgtgtgtgtgagtgcgtgtgtgtgtgtgtgagtgcgagtgtgtgtgtgtgtgagtgcgagtgtgtgtgtgtgtgagtgcgagtgtgtgtgtgtgagtgtgtgtgtgtgagtgagtgtgtgtgtgtgtgagtgcgtgtgtgtgtgagtgcgagtgtgtgtgtgtgagtgcgagtgcgagtgtgtgtgagtgtgagtgtgtgtgagtgtgtgtgtgagtgagtgtgcgtgtgagtgtgtgtgtgagtgtgtgagtgcgtgtgagagtgtgagtgcatgtgagtgtgagtgtgtgtgtgtgtgagtgtgtgtgtgagtgcgtgtgagtgtgagtgtgtgtgtgagtgtgagtgtgtgtgtgtgtgcgtgagtgtgtgtgtgtgtacctgctgcAGGTGTGGTCCCATCGCTGCGGTCTGATTCAGTGTGTTTCTGAATGATGAGAAATGAAGAACACTGAGTGTGTAGGACTGAACCACCCGTCtgtacacacacaccacctgcacacacacacacacacacacacacacacacacacagagatgcacAACAAAAACAATTCAGTAAAACATATTCAAGTCAACAATTGGTGATTCAACCATAAAATGAACtcaaataatttagaagaaaaacattataattattgttatagttaaTTGGGTAGTATTGTTACAGCTGTTGTTAGTGTGTATGACTGAACCtcatgtataaacacacacacagtgagatacaggtgtgtgtgtgtgagagatgaagacacacacacacctctctgtcACTGGAGCACTGGTGTCTCCTGCACTGCTGATTGGACAGTGAGCCGCTCTTCTCCACCGATCCGCCCAGGAACACTGCTGATTGGCCGGATCTGCTGAGGGCGTGGCCGAAGCGGAGAGGGCTGTGATTGGACAGAGAGATCGTCAGAGAGCAGGATCGTTAGTCTCAGACGAGTCAGATGTAGAGACGAGTACCTGCTGTGACGACTGGACGAGGTCACATGATCAGAGtcatcttcctcaggacactCCAGACCCCACAGATCCTCCAGATGATCCTCAaccacctgagagagagagagagagagagagagagagagagagagagagagagtgagagagagagtgagagagtgagagagagagagagagagagagagcatcagacAGCTCCAGAGAACCCACTCAGAAGAATTCATTCATAAACTGACTCGACTGAAACATTGAGAATAAACCTAATCAAAAGAATGATTGACTCACAAACCACAGTTTACAACAAATACATCTTTCAGGCCATCCTTTGTGAATTGGTTTGACTGATTTATTGAGAAGAAACTCCAAAAGAGTGATTtacagaaaacagttttaaaagctGATCCAAAAGAACTGACTcgattcaaatgaatcatttaacTTGGACATTAAGAAAGTGATTCAGACCTCTCTGGGTCCCTTCCTGATGAAGTACTGAGCCAGATGAAGAGCGGCCAGCGCGTCCTCACAGGGGTCATGACCTATCCTGACCTCGGACTGGATCTcccgcctgacacacacacacacacacacacacacacacagagagccgTGTCTGTATCTGAAGCGTGTGAACGTGACGAGCTGCAGCTGTGTGTTTGACTCACTTCAGAAGGACCTGAGCCAGGTGTTTGAGCTTGAACCTGCGGCCGAACTCCTGCCGGTACAGCAGAGACGTGTCGATGACGTGAGGATGAACcagctgagcacacacacacacacacacagtgttaacACAACATCTTCAGTCACTGAAACAAAGCTAAAGAACATATGCAACACAAATATTACATTCGAAAAACTTAAACGAAAATTATAAATGCTGCACTGAAAACTCTGAAAAAAGTTTAGGATGAATGAAAACTCAGATTCAAACAACAGAAGCAGTGTAAAGTGAAGAGTACGTGTAAGGCGCGCAGGTCTCCGTCCAGAGAGTGACCGACCAGCACAGCGTCCGGCGGCAGCAGCTGCAGCAGTCTGGAGCGCACATCTGCCAGACGAGTGGAGACGGGAGCGAGGAGCGCTGGTGTGATCCCCGagaacctgacacacacacacacacagagcagacacacacacacacacacacacacacacacacacagacatacacacgcacgcacacagagcagacacacacgcacacagcacacacacaaacacacacacacacacacacacacacacaatgacacacAGCACTACAGACCTACACataaacacgtgtgtgtgtgtgtgtgtgtgtgtgagtgagtgtctgataaagtgtgtgtgtgaatgtgtgagagtgtgtgtgtgtgtgtgtgtgtgagtcatgtATTTAACTGCATCTGTAATATTTATGTCCTTGTAAGTTAAATAAATAGTTCAAATGTACCTGGTGCAGTAGTCGATGATGGGGTTTGGTGGTCTGACGAGCTCGTCCAGCACACAGCGTCCACTGCTGTCCACCAGAGCCACACGCGTGACCTCTAACCCCACACACGTCAGACACTGAAACACAGACACACGTCAGAGCCAATCACAGAGCAGATCAgagcagccaatcacagcgcagccaatcacagagcagccaatcacagagcagccaatcacagagcagatcagagcagccaatcacagcgcaggTCACTGTATCCACTCACCATCTCACAGTCCAGACCGAACAGAGGGCTGCTGTCCGTCACGCAGCGGTCACTCACCGTACACACGAACCCCTCACAGCCCTCCCCACCTGCATGGCATCATGGGAAAACAACATCAGCGCATGTGTGTCGCGTatctcagatgtgtgtgtgtgtgtgtttgtctcaccCTTCACAGGATACTTCTGTTTGATCATTTCCTGTTGGGTCAGCAGGAAGTTGGTCAGCCCAGCGGAGCTCAGCCCGAATCGGCGAATCACAGGATGCCACCTCAGCACAGCTGCGACACACAGCAGGTCATGTGACACGGATCATCAGCCGCCGACAGATCGACGAGGAACGAACGACTCACCTGGAAGCACCGCGCGCGTCTCTGCTGCTCTGTCACACACCGTGACCTCAGCGCtgaggaggtcagaggtcagcaggTCACCAGAAGAGGGCGCCAGAGTCCATCTCTGAGACACACAGCTCTGATCAATAACTAcagtcagcagtgtgtgtgtgtgtgtgtgtgtgagactcactgCGCTGTACTTGTTCCTCAGGTGTCTGAAGAGACTGAAGTATCTGTAGAAGTGACTCTGTGTGAGTCCATCCAGGACCATCACGTTCACACGGGACACTCGCTTATCACCCAGACCGAACCAGCTGAACACACAGCACACGTCAGCTGACcgtcagagagagacagtgtgtgtgtgtgtgtgtgtgtgtgtacctgggcTTCCTCACGCTGTGTGAGCGTCTGAGAGTGATGTAGTGGATCAGATCACACACGTCCTTCACCGACAGCACCtcctgatccacacacacacacacacacacacacacacacacacacacacacagtgaatgaACCAGAAACACTGATTCAAGTGCAGCACAGTGACTGAGTGAATGTGAATCTggatgaatgagtgagtgagtgacctGTGAGCTGAtctccagtctctctctcttctctctcgaGTCTGACTGCAGACTGTCCTCTGCCTTCCTCTTACAGcacgaggatgaggaggatgaagaggagtcCATCTGTCCTTCAGCTGGTCGAGTTTCACTCTTCATCTCATCTGTTTATCCACTGTTGATGATGCAGATGTTCTTCAGTTCCTCCTCCCTGGAAACTCTGATCCACATATAATCATGTTCTCGAATAACTAAAGCGCAGCGCGTTTCATCCCGGGCCTCATGACGTCAGTCTAGTGTAAATACAGCGATATAATCACGTCAAAGCACGAGAGGAAGCAACACGTGTGTCCGCTGATCTACAGCTCTGCGATCGATTAGCATTGTCTGATCCGCAGCTCTGCGTGCGATTACTGCCGCTCTCCACCAATCACAGGCGCCGCTGGGGGACGCGACCGGAAGCGCAGAAGAACAACGTTGTGCGGGTAGTTTAAACTATGAGTTTAAAACGGTGGGtgctatataattaaaattatgtttttggataTTGAGTGTTTAGCGGTGAGTCTGtagatgtgtgtatgtatgcaaacACTAAACTGTTCTATCATTACATTACAAAACTGCAAAAATTGCAGTTTTCAAACCGATTTCAAACTTGAGGATTccttagttttaatatatattgaaccaaaaactatcataacatatagtTGATAATTCAGTGTCCTTTATTTTTGACAGAACATCCCATGATTTGCTAGCAGCCACTGGATTTGAACTTGTGTAGTAAAATAGGTTTTAAGTATTTCTGCGACTTTCTGTGCTGAattcattacatacctttctattaaagttatctgacattatcaagatctGCTTGTTCAGACAGTATAAGTACGAGTTATTCTCATATATTTTAGGTACAGCGAATAAActtataatgtgagaaatgttgaaggtgtctgaataattatTGGTTTGATTGTAGTTTATAATACTTTTGCTGCTAATTTACTTAAAGTctgtatatataattctttatataatataattattttaaattcattgtaatgcaccttataattaattgcataattgtagttataatacatataatatttatgCATTCGTACAATGTAAACAATGTAATGCATTAAAGCAATCGATTCAATATGCAAAAAAGAATCTGCAAATattgtataatgcattttaacttgaTTCAATTATAAATGGATGCAATGTATTACAACGAACATTATGAATtacttttataatacattatgcaCAGAGGCTTTAAACAGTAAAGTGAATGAAAACTCTtcatacaaatatacatttcatttttaatattttcaaaacttcaaaaaataaaacacgTGATGGATGGTCTTGGAACTCATTTTAGCATATATAGTATCATAGAGCATCATGGTCATTATACTATCGTAGAGCATCACTGTCACTATACTATCGTAGAGCATCACTGTCACTATACTATCGTAGAGCATCACTGTCACTACTATCGTACTATACTATCGTAGAGCATCACTGTCACTATACTATCGTACTATACTATCATAGAGCATCACTGTCACTATACTATCGTAGAGCATCACGGTCACTATACTATCGTAGAGCATCACGGTCACTATACTATCATACTATAATATCGTAGAGCACCACTGTCACTAAACTATCGTAGAGCATCACTGTCACTATACTATCGTAGAGCATCACGGTCACTATACTATCGTAGAGCATCAATGTCACTATACTATCGTAGAGTATCACTGTCACTATACTATCGTAGAGCATCATGGTCACTATACTATGGTAGAGCATCACTGTTGCTATACTATCGTAGAGCATCACTGTCACTATACTATCGTACTACACTATCGTAGAGCATCACTGTCACTATACTATTGTAGAGGATCACTGTCACTATACTATCGTAGAGCAACACTGTCCCTATACTATCGTAGAGCATCACTGTCACTATACTATCGTAGAGCATCACGGTCACTATACTATCATACTATACTATGGTAGAGCATCACTGTCACTATACTATCGTAGAGCATCACTGTTGCTATACTATCGTAGAGCATCACTGTCACTATACTATCGTAGAGCATCACGGTCACTATACTATCATACTATACTATGGTAGAGCATCACTGTCACTAAACTATCGTAAGGCATCACGGTCACTATACTATCGTAGAGCATCACTGTCACTATACTATCGTAGAGTATCACTGTCACTATACTATCGTAGAGTATCACGTTCACTATACTATCGTACTATACATTCGTACTATACTATCATAGAGCATCACTGTCACTATACTATCATAGAGCATTACGGTCACTATACTATCGTAGAGCATCACGGTCACTATACTATCATACTATACTATCGTAGAGCATCACTGTCACTATACTATCGTAGAGCATCACTGTCACTATACTATCGTAGAGCATCATGGTCACTATAATATGGTAGAGCATCACTGTTGCTATACTATGGTAGAGCATCACTGTGACTATACTATCGTACTATACTATCGTATAGCATCACTGTCACTATACTATCGTAGAGCATCACTGTCACTATACTATCGTGGAGCATCACGGTCACTATACTATCATACTATACTATGGTAGAGCATCACTGTCACTATACTATCGTAAGGCATCACGGTCA contains these protein-coding regions:
- the rexo5 gene encoding RNA exonuclease 5, whose amino-acid sequence is MKSETRPAEGQMDSSSSSSSSCCKRKAEDSLQSDSREKRERLEISSQEVLSVKDVCDLIHYITLRRSHSVRKPSWFGLGDKRVSRVNVMVLDGLTQSHFYRYFSLFRHLRNKYSARWTLAPSSGDLLTSDLLSAEVTVCDRAAETRAVLPAVLRWHPVIRRFGLSSAGLTNFLLTQQEMIKQKYPVKGGEGCEGFVCTVSDRCVTDSSPLFGLDCEMCLTCVGLEVTRVALVDSSGRCVLDELVRPPNPIIDYCTRFSGITPALLAPVSTRLADVRSRLLQLLPPDAVLVGHSLDGDLRALHLVHPHVIDTSLLYRQEFGRRFKLKHLAQVLLKREIQSEVRIGHDPCEDALAALHLAQYFIRKGPREVVEDHLEDLWGLECPEEDDSDHVTSSSRHSSPLRFGHALSRSGQSAVFLGGSVEKSGSLSNQQCRRHQCSSDREVVCVYRRVVQSYTLSVLHFSSFRNTLNQTAAMGPHLQQVCERLQQMCVLYVGPLPSDTTETLVHRLLKHCGRLWITRLLHYTHEVHAEVVFEHLEGAQLALEHLNGLQINGCIIKARRPVHDLCLDLDLRLSERQNDPLNARLIYVSNLSSKPHRREDQLLTFRQFGPIQSVTSAAEHAGKRSRHAFIRFECADSAHAAVGVGLQIGNRKLSVCHALTPPHMTSWTHPVTTETSADRAEQGEECDERLLERQMKKLDARVGKVFRALEEICLSVVILPGHRSDGVDHPGLCFIHIKQTPECLL